The proteins below come from a single Cervus canadensis isolate Bull #8, Minnesota chromosome 2, ASM1932006v1, whole genome shotgun sequence genomic window:
- the TRIM46 gene encoding tripartite motif-containing protein 46 isoform X6 has translation MATRARLSQGRCQPCSPPPLPSPSLPVPPSFVSAAPLTGMAAKRGTKTSMKNMEKELLCPVCQEMYKQPLVLPCTHSVCQACAREVLGQQGYIGHGGDPSSEPTSPASTPSTRSPRLSRRTLPKPDRLDRLLKSGFGTYPGRKRGALHPQVIMFPCPACQGDVELGERGLAGLFRNLTLERVVERYRQSVSVGGAILCQLCKPPPLEATKGCTECRATFCNECFKLFHPWGTQKAQHEPTLPTLSFRPKGLMCPDHKEEVTHYCKTCQRLVCQLCRVRRTHSGHKITPVLSAYQALKDKLTKSLTYILGNQDTVQTQICELEETVRHTEVSGQQAKEEVSQLVRGLGAVLEEKRASLLQAIEECQQERLARLSAQIQEHRSLLDGSGLVGYAQEVLKETDQPCFVQAAKQLHNRISRATEALQTFRPAASSSFRHCQLDVGREMKLLTELNFLRVPEAPVIDTQRTFAYDQIFLCWRLPPHSPPAWHYTIEFRRTDVPAQPGPTRWQRREEVRGTSALLENPDTGSVYVLRVRGCNKAGYGEYSEDVHLHTPPAPVLHFFLDGRWGTSRERLAISKDQRAVRSVPGLPLLLAAERLLTGCHLSVDVVLGDVAVTQGRSYWACAVDPASYLVKVGVGLESKLQESFQGAPDVISPRYDPDSGHDSGAEDATVEASPPFAFLTIGMGKILLGAGASSNAGLTGRDGPAASCTVPLPPRLGICLDYERGRVSFLDAVSFRGLLECPLDCSGPVCPAFCFIGGGAVQLQEPVGTKPERKVTIGGFAKLD, from the exons ATGGCAACCCGTGCCCGGCTCTCCCAGGGGCGGTGCCAACCCTGCTCCCCCCCACcacttccttccccctccctccctgtccctccctcctttgTGTCAGCTGCGCCCCTGACCGGGATGGCTGCGAAGAGAGGGACCAAG ACGAGCATGAAGAACATGGAGAAGGAGCTGCTGTGCCCCGTGTGTCAAGAAATGTATAAGCAGCCGCTGGTGCTGCCGTGCACCCACAGCGTGTGCCAGGCCTGCGCCCGGGAGGTGCTGGGCCAGCAGGGCTACATAGGCCATGGTGGGGACCCCAGCTCTgagcccacttctcctgcctccaCCCCATCCACCCGAAGCCCTCGCCTCTCCCGCAGAACTCTCCCCAAACCAGACCGCTTGGACCGGCTGCTTAAGTCAG GCTTTGGGACATACCCCGGGCGGAAGCGAGGTGCTCTGCACCCCCAGGTGATCATGTTCCCGTGCCCAGCCTGCCAGGGTGATGTGGAGCTGGGGGAGCGGGGCTTGGCAGGGCTTTTCCGGAACCTGACCCTGGAGCGTGTGGTGGAGCGGTACCGCCAGAGTGTGAGTGTGGGCGGCGCCATCCTGTGCCAGCTATGCAAGCCCCCGCCACTAGAGGCCACCAAGGGCTGTACCGAGTGCCGCGCCACCTTCTGCAATGAGTGCTTCAAGCTCTTCCATCCCTGGGGCACCCAGAAGGCCCAGCATGAACCCACCctgcccaccctctcctttcgCCCCAAG GGACTAATGTGTCCAGATCACAAAGAAGAGGTGACCCATTACTGCAAGACGTGCCAACGACTGGTGTGCCAGCTCTGCCGCGTGCGGCGCACCCACAGCGGCCACAAAATCACACCCGTGCTCAGTGCCTACCAGGCCCTCAAG GACAAGCTGACAAAGAGCCTGACATACATCCTGGGGAACCAGGACACAGTGCAGACCCAGATCTGTGAGCTGGAGGAGACCGTGAGGCACACGGAG GTGAGTGGTCAGCAGGCCAAGGAGGAGGTGTCCCAGCTGGTgcgggggctgggggctgtgCTGGAGGAGAAGCGGGCGTCACTGCTTCAAGCCATTGAGGAGTGTCAGCAGGAACGGCTGGCCCGTCTCAGCGCCCAGATCCAGGAGCACCGGAGCCTGCTGGATGGCTCAGGTCTGGTGGGCTACGCTCAGGAGGTTCTTAAGGAAACAGACCAGCCTTGCTTTGTGCAAGCAGCCAAACAACTGCACAACAG GATTTCCCGAGCCACAGAGGCCCTCCAGACATTCCGGCCAGCTGCCAGCTCCTCCTTCCGCCATTGCCAGCTGGATGTGGGGCGTGAGATGAAGCTGCTGACAGAGCTTAATTTCCTGCGAG TGCCCGAGGCTCCGGTCATCGACACCCAGCGCACCTTTGCCTACGACCAGATCTTCCTCTGCTGGCGGCTGCCCCCCCACTCACCGCCTGCCTGGCACTACACCATTGAGTTCCGGCGCACCGACGTGCCGGCCCAGCCAGGCCCCACCCGCTGGCAGCGGcgggaggaggtgagggggacCAGCGCCCTGCTGGAGAACCCCGACACGGGCTCTGTGTATGTGCTGCGTGTCCGCGGCTGCAATAAGGCCGGCTACGGCGAGTACAGTGAGGACGTGCACCTGCACACGCCGCCCGCGCCCG tcCTGCACTTCTTCCTGGATGGCCGCTGGGGCACAAGCCGTGAGCGGCTGGCCATCAGCAAGGACCAGCGAGCGGTGAGGAGTGTCCCAGGGCTgcccctgctgctggctgccgagCGGCTGCTGACGGGCTGCCACCTGAGCGTGGACGTGGTCCTGGGCGATGTGGCTGTGACCCAGGGCCGCAGCTACTGGGCCTGCGCCGTGGACCCAGCCTCCTACTTGGTCAAGGTGGGCGTCGGGCTGGAGAGCAAGCTTCAGGAAAGCTTCCAGGGTGCCCCCGATGTGATCAGCCCCAG GTACGACCCGGACAGTGGACACGACAGCGGTGCCGAGGACGCCACCGTGGAGGCGTCGCCGCCCTTCGCTTTCCTGACCATCGGCATGGGCAAGAtcctgctgggggctggggccagCTCGAACGCGGGGCTGACCGGGAGGGACGGCCCGGCGGCCAGCTGCACGGTGCCCCTGCCGCCCCGCCTGGGCATCTGCCTGGACTACGAGAGGGGTCGCGTTTCCTTCCTGGATGCCGTGTCCTTCCGAGGGCTCCTGGAGTGCCCCCTGGACTGCTCGGGCCCTGTGTGCCCTGCCTTTTGCTTCATCGGGGGTGGCGCAGTACAGCTACAGGAGCCCGTGGGCACCAAGCCCGAGAGGAAGGTCACCATTGGGGGCTTCGCCAAGCTGGACTGA
- the TRIM46 gene encoding tripartite motif-containing protein 46 isoform X5 yields MAEGEDMQTFTSIMDALVRISTSMKNMEKELLCPVCQEMYKQPLVLPCTHSVCQACAREVLGQQGYIGHGGDPSSEPTSPASTPSTRSPRLSRRTLPKPDRLDRLLKSGFGTYPGRKRGALHPQVIMFPCPACQGDVELGERGLAGLFRNLTLERVVERYRQSVSVGGAILCQLCKPPPLEATKGCTECRATFCNECFKLFHPWGTQKAQHEPTLPTLSFRPKGLMCPDHKEEVTHYCKTCQRLVCQLCRVRRTHSGHKITPVLSAYQALKDKLTKSLTYILGNQDTVQTQICELEETVRHTEVSGQQAKEEVSQLVRGLGAVLEEKRASLLQAIEECQQERLARLSAQIQEHRSLLDGSGLVGYAQEVLKETDQPCFVQAAKQLHNRISRATEALQTFRPAASSSFRHCQLDVGREMKLLTELNFLRVPEAPVIDTQRTFAYDQIFLCWRLPPHSPPAWHYTIEFRRTDVPAQPGPTRWQRREEVRGTSALLENPDTGSVYVLRVRGCNKAGYGEYSEDVHLHTPPAPVLHFFLDGRWGTSRERLAISKDQRAVRSVPGLPLLLAAERLLTGCHLSVDVVLGDVAVTQGRSYWACAVDPASYLVKVGVGLESKLQESFQGAPDVISPRYDPDSGHDSGAEDATVEASPPFAFLTIGMGKILLGAGASSNAGLTGRDGPAASCTVPLPPRLGICLDYERGRVSFLDAVSFRGLLECPLDCSGPVCPAFCFIGGGAVQLQEPVGTKPERKVTIGGFAKLD; encoded by the exons ATGGCTGAGGGTGAGGATATGCAGACCTTCACTTCTATCATGGATGCACTGGTCCGCATCAGT ACGAGCATGAAGAACATGGAGAAGGAGCTGCTGTGCCCCGTGTGTCAAGAAATGTATAAGCAGCCGCTGGTGCTGCCGTGCACCCACAGCGTGTGCCAGGCCTGCGCCCGGGAGGTGCTGGGCCAGCAGGGCTACATAGGCCATGGTGGGGACCCCAGCTCTgagcccacttctcctgcctccaCCCCATCCACCCGAAGCCCTCGCCTCTCCCGCAGAACTCTCCCCAAACCAGACCGCTTGGACCGGCTGCTTAAGTCAG GCTTTGGGACATACCCCGGGCGGAAGCGAGGTGCTCTGCACCCCCAGGTGATCATGTTCCCGTGCCCAGCCTGCCAGGGTGATGTGGAGCTGGGGGAGCGGGGCTTGGCAGGGCTTTTCCGGAACCTGACCCTGGAGCGTGTGGTGGAGCGGTACCGCCAGAGTGTGAGTGTGGGCGGCGCCATCCTGTGCCAGCTATGCAAGCCCCCGCCACTAGAGGCCACCAAGGGCTGTACCGAGTGCCGCGCCACCTTCTGCAATGAGTGCTTCAAGCTCTTCCATCCCTGGGGCACCCAGAAGGCCCAGCATGAACCCACCctgcccaccctctcctttcgCCCCAAG GGACTAATGTGTCCAGATCACAAAGAAGAGGTGACCCATTACTGCAAGACGTGCCAACGACTGGTGTGCCAGCTCTGCCGCGTGCGGCGCACCCACAGCGGCCACAAAATCACACCCGTGCTCAGTGCCTACCAGGCCCTCAAG GACAAGCTGACAAAGAGCCTGACATACATCCTGGGGAACCAGGACACAGTGCAGACCCAGATCTGTGAGCTGGAGGAGACCGTGAGGCACACGGAG GTGAGTGGTCAGCAGGCCAAGGAGGAGGTGTCCCAGCTGGTgcgggggctgggggctgtgCTGGAGGAGAAGCGGGCGTCACTGCTTCAAGCCATTGAGGAGTGTCAGCAGGAACGGCTGGCCCGTCTCAGCGCCCAGATCCAGGAGCACCGGAGCCTGCTGGATGGCTCAGGTCTGGTGGGCTACGCTCAGGAGGTTCTTAAGGAAACAGACCAGCCTTGCTTTGTGCAAGCAGCCAAACAACTGCACAACAG GATTTCCCGAGCCACAGAGGCCCTCCAGACATTCCGGCCAGCTGCCAGCTCCTCCTTCCGCCATTGCCAGCTGGATGTGGGGCGTGAGATGAAGCTGCTGACAGAGCTTAATTTCCTGCGAG TGCCCGAGGCTCCGGTCATCGACACCCAGCGCACCTTTGCCTACGACCAGATCTTCCTCTGCTGGCGGCTGCCCCCCCACTCACCGCCTGCCTGGCACTACACCATTGAGTTCCGGCGCACCGACGTGCCGGCCCAGCCAGGCCCCACCCGCTGGCAGCGGcgggaggaggtgagggggacCAGCGCCCTGCTGGAGAACCCCGACACGGGCTCTGTGTATGTGCTGCGTGTCCGCGGCTGCAATAAGGCCGGCTACGGCGAGTACAGTGAGGACGTGCACCTGCACACGCCGCCCGCGCCCG tcCTGCACTTCTTCCTGGATGGCCGCTGGGGCACAAGCCGTGAGCGGCTGGCCATCAGCAAGGACCAGCGAGCGGTGAGGAGTGTCCCAGGGCTgcccctgctgctggctgccgagCGGCTGCTGACGGGCTGCCACCTGAGCGTGGACGTGGTCCTGGGCGATGTGGCTGTGACCCAGGGCCGCAGCTACTGGGCCTGCGCCGTGGACCCAGCCTCCTACTTGGTCAAGGTGGGCGTCGGGCTGGAGAGCAAGCTTCAGGAAAGCTTCCAGGGTGCCCCCGATGTGATCAGCCCCAG GTACGACCCGGACAGTGGACACGACAGCGGTGCCGAGGACGCCACCGTGGAGGCGTCGCCGCCCTTCGCTTTCCTGACCATCGGCATGGGCAAGAtcctgctgggggctggggccagCTCGAACGCGGGGCTGACCGGGAGGGACGGCCCGGCGGCCAGCTGCACGGTGCCCCTGCCGCCCCGCCTGGGCATCTGCCTGGACTACGAGAGGGGTCGCGTTTCCTTCCTGGATGCCGTGTCCTTCCGAGGGCTCCTGGAGTGCCCCCTGGACTGCTCGGGCCCTGTGTGCCCTGCCTTTTGCTTCATCGGGGGTGGCGCAGTACAGCTACAGGAGCCCGTGGGCACCAAGCCCGAGAGGAAGGTCACCATTGGGGGCTTCGCCAAGCTGGACTGA